One part of the Leptolyngbya sp. FACHB-261 genome encodes these proteins:
- a CDS encoding glycosyltransferase, translated as MGSPKTYTLAFLVTGFPPDVSGVSHFNWERAQWFAKQENYRVVVFAPDWQNASGSSLAKSDLDGKLIIERYPSKPWAPYKLTHVPRFRAARQIREKLAEYQPDLIVITDVERYFLLGTWQLPGRRYAKQHNIPYIAEYHTDLYNFSAAYPGWQWLRNLARSSQVASYLYRQIDTTICASASASQSCQELGIDNVQTIPFLGIDVSTYHPSRRNREHLKAWLSAEEKDNRVLLFLGRLGFEKRVDLLIQAFAKLKRRDPRYSLIIAGDGPDNVVNQLRRLAESVADVHFTGFLLGDTKANVLASCDVFCSPSPYETFGRTVVEAMASGIPIVTVDSGAVSEYVLDGVNGYLVPPNDVEGLATGIQRALVSDNTDILQRAEQGAKQFSLEQGCQNLSNYYQSLLGINKDDKNLARLSRR; from the coding sequence ATGGGATCTCCTAAAACCTACACCCTAGCTTTTCTGGTAACAGGCTTTCCTCCAGATGTGAGTGGTGTTTCGCATTTTAATTGGGAACGCGCTCAATGGTTTGCTAAACAAGAAAACTACCGTGTAGTTGTATTTGCTCCTGATTGGCAAAACGCCTCAGGTTCATCATTGGCGAAGTCAGATTTAGATGGAAAGCTGATTATTGAACGTTATCCCTCGAAGCCGTGGGCTCCCTACAAGTTGACCCATGTGCCTCGATTTCGTGCAGCCCGCCAGATCAGAGAAAAACTTGCTGAATATCAGCCAGACTTAATTGTGATTACAGATGTCGAGCGCTACTTCTTATTGGGAACCTGGCAGCTACCTGGCAGACGTTACGCAAAACAACACAACATTCCCTACATCGCTGAATACCATACGGATCTCTACAATTTTTCAGCCGCTTATCCAGGCTGGCAGTGGTTGCGAAACCTAGCTCGCAGTTCTCAAGTAGCTAGTTATCTGTACCGACAGATTGACACGACAATCTGCGCGAGCGCATCTGCAAGCCAGAGCTGTCAGGAGTTAGGAATTGACAACGTCCAGACTATTCCATTCCTAGGTATCGACGTTTCTACCTATCATCCGAGCCGTCGAAACCGTGAGCATTTGAAGGCCTGGTTAAGTGCCGAGGAAAAAGATAACCGGGTTTTGCTATTTTTAGGGCGTTTGGGATTTGAGAAGCGCGTCGATTTGCTGATCCAGGCATTTGCCAAATTAAAGCGTCGCGATCCCAGATACTCTTTGATCATTGCAGGAGATGGACCTGACAACGTTGTTAACCAATTAAGACGTCTTGCTGAGTCAGTTGCTGATGTCCACTTTACAGGTTTTCTGCTTGGTGATACGAAGGCGAATGTCTTGGCCTCCTGCGATGTATTTTGTAGTCCCTCGCCCTATGAAACCTTTGGGCGTACTGTAGTCGAGGCAATGGCATCTGGTATCCCGATCGTAACTGTTGATAGCGGTGCTGTTTCTGAGTATGTCCTCGACGGAGTTAATGGTTATCTGGTTCCTCCTAATGATGTTGAAGGTTTGGCAACTGGTATTCAAAGGGCCTTGGTTAGTGACAATACAGACATTCTTCAGAGGGCTGAGCAAGGTGCGAAACAATTCTCTCTTGAGCAAGGCTGTCAAAATCTGAGCAACTACTATCAAAGCTTATTAGGCATAAATAAGGATGACAAAAACTTGGCCCGTTTGAGCAGGCGGTGA
- a CDS encoding class I SAM-dependent methyltransferase, which translates to MTFPCNIRAFKDQTFDVWRCPSCSVIHCLDVVDLPHYYAKYPFAQAGLTTPLRLCYQNLKRQLIKHGFSKDNSLLDYGCANGLFVQYLRQSGFAHCHGYDPYASPEGFGNPAALQEGPFDYILLQDVVEHVENPSALLAELDALLAPGGYILIGTPNAENIDLNQANISDYYNSIHVPYHLHVYTREAIESLGRSQSWEPVDFFDRPYHDTLWFGLNSRAWNEYQCLSDGTLDVIFEPVNFWRALTSYRFLFYAIFGYWLSARTEMAIMFRKTGV; encoded by the coding sequence GTGACATTTCCTTGTAATATAAGAGCCTTTAAAGATCAGACTTTCGATGTTTGGCGTTGCCCGAGTTGCTCGGTCATCCATTGCCTGGATGTTGTCGATCTTCCCCATTACTATGCTAAATACCCATTTGCTCAGGCTGGCCTGACAACACCACTGCGTCTTTGCTATCAGAACTTAAAGCGACAGCTCATAAAACACGGTTTTTCTAAAGACAATTCACTCCTGGATTATGGCTGTGCAAACGGCTTGTTTGTGCAGTATTTAAGGCAAAGCGGATTCGCTCACTGTCACGGCTATGATCCTTATGCCTCGCCAGAAGGTTTTGGCAATCCGGCTGCTCTCCAAGAAGGGCCGTTCGATTACATTCTGCTTCAGGATGTGGTTGAGCATGTCGAAAATCCCAGTGCTCTCTTGGCTGAGCTAGATGCTCTTCTTGCTCCTGGTGGTTATATCTTGATCGGCACACCCAATGCAGAAAATATCGATCTAAATCAGGCTAATATCTCTGATTATTACAACTCGATCCATGTTCCCTACCACCTGCATGTCTACACTCGTGAAGCTATCGAGTCCCTAGGCCGTAGTCAGAGCTGGGAGCCTGTAGATTTCTTCGATCGGCCCTATCACGATACGCTCTGGTTTGGCCTGAATAGCCGTGCCTGGAACGAATACCAATGCCTTTCGGATGGGACGCTTGACGTTATTTTTGAACCTGTCAATTTTTGGAGAGCTCTGACCTCCTACAGATTCCTGTTCTACGCCATCTTCGGTTATTGGCTGAGTGCTCGAACGGAGATGGCCATCATGTTCCGTAAAACTGGAGTTTAA